GATCATCGCCCAGGGTATTGTTAGTGCAGAGGATTACGCTGTGATGGAGGACTACACACGCCGCATCTTCGCCCGTGGTCAGGAAATCGCTGCCAAGCAGGGCTTGATCCTCGTAGATACCAAGTACGAGTTCGGCAAGCGCGACGGCAAGGTTTATCTCATCGATGAGATCCACACTCCAGACTCTAGCCGCTACTTCTATGCTGACGGTTACGAGGAGAAGTTTGAGAAGGGTGAACCACAGCGCCAGCTCTCTAAGGAGTTCGTTCGCCAGTGGCTTATCGAGCACAACTTCATGAACGAACCAGGCCAGACCATGCCAGAGATTACCGACGAGTATGCAGAGAGCGTATCCGACCGCTACATCGAACTCTACGAGCACATCACCGGCGAGAAGTTTGACAAGGCTGCAGAGGAAGGCGACATCGCTGCCCGCATCGAGAAGAACGTAAGCGAGTGGCTTGCTGCACACAAGTAAACTATATATAAATGTATAAGCAAGAACAGATAAAGCCCTACGAGGGCACAGGAGACAAGGGCAAGCTGGTAGAGGAGATGTTCGACAACATCGCCCCTACCTACGATACCCTGAACCACCGTCTCTCGTGGGATATCGATAAGGGATGGCGCAAGAAGGCAATCAGGCGTCTTGCGCCCTTCTCTCCTAAAAAGATGCTCGACATCGCTACCGGTACCGGCGATTTCGCCATCCTAGCCGCACAGATGCTACATCCCGACCAGCTGATCGGAGCAGACATCTCGGAAGGCATGATGGAGATAGGCAGACAGAAGGTAAAGCAGCTGGGACTGGAAAACACCATCTCCTTTGCCAAGGAAGACTGCCTCAACCTCTCGTTCCAGGACGAGAGCTTCGACGCTGTAACCGCAGCCTTCGGTATCAGGAACTTCCAGAACCTGGACCAGGGACTGAAGGAAATGTGCCGGGTACTGAAAAAGGGCGGACATCTCTGCATCGTAGAACTCACCACACCGGTCAGCTTCCCGATGAAGCAGCTGTTCAGCATCTACAGCAACACTGTCTTGCCGATGTATGGCAAACTCATCAGCAAAGACCAGAGCGCCTACAGTTATCTCAACAAGACCATCGAGGCATTCCCTCAGGGCGAGGTCATGATGGAGGTGTTCAAAAAGGCAGGATTCGCAAAGGCAGAGTTCAAGCGACTCACCTTCGGAATCTGCACACTCTATTTCGCAACCAAATAAAACAAAAATATTATGGACAAGTATGGACTCATAGGTTACCCTCTGGGGCATTCGTTCTCAAAAAACTATTTCAACGAAAAGTTTGAGAACGAGGGCATCGATGCCCAATACATCAACTTCGAGATACCTTCTATCGAAAATCTTACCGAGATTCTCGACTCAAATCCTGAACTAAAGGGTCTCAATGTCACAATACCTTATAAGGAGAAAGTGATCAGCTATCTCGACGTGGTAAGCCCTGAGGCGAATGCTATCGGAGCCGTCAACGTGATCAAGGTGGAGCACAGAGGCGAAGATGTTTATCTGAAAGGATATAACAGCGATGTAATCGGTTTTACCAAGAGCATCGAACCTTATATCGAGCCTTATCACAAGAAGGCTCTCATCCTGGGTACAGGCGGAGCTTCAAAGGCTATCAACTTCGGTCTGAAATCGCTCGGACTGGAAACAGCCTTCGTGAGTCGATACGAGCGTCCGGGTACTATCCAGTACGAAAAAATCACCCCTGAGGTTATCAAGGAGTATAATGTCATCGTAAACTGTACCCCAGTGGGCATGTACCCACACGTAGACGAGTGTCCTGCGCTGCCTTACGAGGCAATGGACAGCCACACCCTGCTCTACGACCTCATCTACAATCCCGACGAAACCCTCTTCATGAAGAAGGGCAAAGAACACGGAGCCACAGTAAAGAATGGCTTGGAAATGCTCTTGTTGCAAGCCTTTGCATCATGGGATTTCTGGCACCAGGAAAAATAAGCATATCATAAAGTTCAAAGATCAAAGTTCAAAGTAAGAATATGAGTAACAATAGATATATGATGCGCGGTGTTAGCGCAGCAAAGGAAGATGTTCACAACGCTATCAAGAACATCGACAAGGGTATCTTCCCACAGGCTTTCTGCAAGATCATACCTGATATCTTGGGCGGCGACCCAGAGTATTGTAACATTATGCATGCCGACGGTGCAGGTACCAAGTCGAGCTTGGCTTACATGTACTGGAAGGAGACGGGCGACCTCTCTGTATGGAAAGGTATCGCTCAAGATGCTATCGTGATGAATACCGACGACCTGCTCTGCGTAGGCGCCGTAGACAACATCCTCGTAAGCTCTACCATCGGACGCAACAAGATGCTCATCCCAGGCGAGGTAATCTCAGCTATCATCAACGGTACTGACGACCTGCTCCACGAGATGCGTGAGATGGGTATCGGCATCTATCCTACCGGCGGTGAGACTGCTGACGTAGGCGACCTGGTTCGTACTATCATCGTTGACTCTACTGTTACCTGCCGCATGAAGCGCAGCGACGTCATCAACAATGCCAACATCCGTCCAGGCGATGTCATCGTAGGTCTTTCTTCTACAGGTCAGGCTACTTACGAGAAGAAGTATAACGGCGGTATGGGCAGCAACGGTTTGACTTCAGCCCGCCACGATGTATTCGCCAAGTATCTCGCAGAGAACTATCCTGAGAGCTACGACCACGCCGTGCCAGACGAGTTGGTTTACAGCGGTAAGTATAAGTTGACTGATGAGGTAGAGGGTTCACCTATCAATGCCGGAGAACTGGTACTCTCTCCTACCCGTACCTACGCTCCTGTCATCAAGAAGATTCTCGACGAGCTCCGCCCAGAGGTTCACGGTATGGTTCACTGCACCGGTGGTGCCCAGACCAAGGTTCTTCACTTCGTAGGCGAGAACTGCAAGGTAGTGAAGGACAACATGTTCCCAGTACCTCCACTCTTCAAGGCGATCCACGACTGCTCAGAGACCGACTGGAAGGAAATGTATCAGGTATTCAACATGGGTCACCGCATGGAGATCTACGTACGTCCTGAGGTTGCCGAAAAGGTTATCGCCATCAGCAAGAGCTTCAACATCGATGCCCAGATTGTGGGTCACATCGAAGAAGGCAAGCGCAGCCTGACCATCAAGAGCGAATTCGGAACATTCGAATACTAATTGTTTTAGGCACGGATTACACGGATTACACGGATTTTTATTCTTTCATTTCTTAATTTATAGTATTGTTATGCTGGAAGAAGATTTAACTAAACAGATAATTGGTGCAGCTCAAGAAGTACACAAAGTCTTAGGATTTGGTTTTCTAGAGGCTGTATATGGAAATGCTCTGTATAAAGAATTGAAATCACGTGGTTTGAAGTGTGAGTGCCAAAAACACTTAGATGTTTTTTACAAAGGTGAATGCGTTGGTCACTACATTCCCGACATGGTCGTAGAAGACAAGGTGATCATTGAATTAAAAGCCGTTAAAGATTTGCACCCCGAACATGAATGGCAGTTAGTAAACTATCTCTCTGCCTGCCAGGCAGAAGTAGGATTGCTCATCAATTTCGGCCTATCCTTACAAGTAAAAAGAAAGATATTTACAAACGAGCGCAAGGGAACACAACACAAGGAAAAATCCGTGTAATCCGTGTAATCCGTGCCAAAAAATAATTCGATGGATAATAACAACATATTACAGAAGCTAGAAGGCTTAGAGAGCCGATACGAGGAAGTAAGCACCCTCATTACCGACCCAGATGTCATCGCCGACCAGCCACGCTACGTGAAGCTCACCAAGGAATGGAAAGACCTGGGTGACATCATGGACGCACGCAAGCGATACATCAACTGCCTGAACAGCATCAAGGAGGCAAAGGACATCCTTGCCAACGAGAGCGATCCGGAAATGAAGGAGATGGCTCGCGAAGAACTCAACGAGAACGAGGCGCTGCAGCCTAAACTCGAAGAAGAAATCAAGATTGCGCTGGTACCTAAGGACCCAGAAGACGCCAAGAACGTACAGATGGAAATCCGAGGCGGTGCCGGAGGCGACGAGGCTGCCCTCTTTGCAGGCGACCTATTTAATATGTATAAGAAATACTGCGAATCGAAGGGATGGACCGTCAGCGTGACTTCTGTTTCTGAAGGCGCAGTAGGTGGATATAAGGAAATCGACTTCGCTGTAAGCGGTACTGACGTTTACGGTACATTGAAGTACGAATCAGGTGTTCACCGTGTTCAGCGTGTGCCTGCTACTGAAACACAGGGCCGTATGCACACCTCAGCTGCTACCGTGGCCGTATTGCCAGAGGCAGACAAGTTTGAGGTGAACATCAACGAAGGAGACATCAAGTGGGATACCTTCCGAAGTTCAGGTGCCGGTGGTCAGAACGTGAACAAGGTGGAGTCTGGTGTACGTCTCCGCTACCCTTGGAAAAACCCTAACACAGGCGAGGTTGAGGAAATCCTCATCGAGTGTACCGAAACTCGTGACCAGCCAAAGAACAAGGAGCGTGCCTTGAGCCGCCTCTATACATTCATCCACGACCGTGAGCACCAGAAGTATGTTGACGATATCGCCAGCCGCCGCAAGAGCCTCGTTTCTACCGGCGACCGTAGTGCGAAGATCCGTACCTACAACTTCCCGCAGGGCCGTGTTACCGACCACCGTATCGGTTACACCACTCACGATCTCAACGGTTTCCTGGCAGGTGATATTCAGGACATGATTGATGCCCTGACCGTAGCCGAGAACGCAGAAAAACTGAAAGAAACAGAATTGTAAAACCCCGATTCATCGTTCCGTACTTCGGGGCGATGAATCATCATATCAATCCATTATGAACAGAAAA
This Segatella copri DSM 18205 DNA region includes the following protein-coding sequences:
- a CDS encoding shikimate dehydrogenase family protein, giving the protein MDKYGLIGYPLGHSFSKNYFNEKFENEGIDAQYINFEIPSIENLTEILDSNPELKGLNVTIPYKEKVISYLDVVSPEANAIGAVNVIKVEHRGEDVYLKGYNSDVIGFTKSIEPYIEPYHKKALILGTGGASKAINFGLKSLGLETAFVSRYERPGTIQYEKITPEVIKEYNVIVNCTPVGMYPHVDECPALPYEAMDSHTLLYDLIYNPDETLFMKKGKEHGATVKNGLEMLLLQAFASWDFWHQEK
- a CDS encoding GxxExxY protein, giving the protein MLEEDLTKQIIGAAQEVHKVLGFGFLEAVYGNALYKELKSRGLKCECQKHLDVFYKGECVGHYIPDMVVEDKVIIELKAVKDLHPEHEWQLVNYLSACQAEVGLLINFGLSLQVKRKIFTNERKGTQHKEKSV
- a CDS encoding AIR synthase-related protein, encoding MMRGVSAAKEDVHNAIKNIDKGIFPQAFCKIIPDILGGDPEYCNIMHADGAGTKSSLAYMYWKETGDLSVWKGIAQDAIVMNTDDLLCVGAVDNILVSSTIGRNKMLIPGEVISAIINGTDDLLHEMREMGIGIYPTGGETADVGDLVRTIIVDSTVTCRMKRSDVINNANIRPGDVIVGLSSTGQATYEKKYNGGMGSNGLTSARHDVFAKYLAENYPESYDHAVPDELVYSGKYKLTDEVEGSPINAGELVLSPTRTYAPVIKKILDELRPEVHGMVHCTGGAQTKVLHFVGENCKVVKDNMFPVPPLFKAIHDCSETDWKEMYQVFNMGHRMEIYVRPEVAEKVIAISKSFNIDAQIVGHIEEGKRSLTIKSEFGTFEY
- the prfA gene encoding peptide chain release factor 1; translated protein: MDNNNILQKLEGLESRYEEVSTLITDPDVIADQPRYVKLTKEWKDLGDIMDARKRYINCLNSIKEAKDILANESDPEMKEMAREELNENEALQPKLEEEIKIALVPKDPEDAKNVQMEIRGGAGGDEAALFAGDLFNMYKKYCESKGWTVSVTSVSEGAVGGYKEIDFAVSGTDVYGTLKYESGVHRVQRVPATETQGRMHTSAATVAVLPEADKFEVNINEGDIKWDTFRSSGAGGQNVNKVESGVRLRYPWKNPNTGEVEEILIECTETRDQPKNKERALSRLYTFIHDREHQKYVDDIASRRKSLVSTGDRSAKIRTYNFPQGRVTDHRIGYTTHDLNGFLAGDIQDMIDALTVAENAEKLKETEL
- the ubiE gene encoding bifunctional demethylmenaquinone methyltransferase/2-methoxy-6-polyprenyl-1,4-benzoquinol methylase UbiE, which encodes MYKQEQIKPYEGTGDKGKLVEEMFDNIAPTYDTLNHRLSWDIDKGWRKKAIRRLAPFSPKKMLDIATGTGDFAILAAQMLHPDQLIGADISEGMMEIGRQKVKQLGLENTISFAKEDCLNLSFQDESFDAVTAAFGIRNFQNLDQGLKEMCRVLKKGGHLCIVELTTPVSFPMKQLFSIYSNTVLPMYGKLISKDQSAYSYLNKTIEAFPQGEVMMEVFKKAGFAKAEFKRLTFGICTLYFATK
- a CDS encoding phosphoribosylaminoimidazolesuccinocarboxamide synthase, with product MKALTKTDFHFDGQKSVYHGKVRDVYDINDDLLVMVATDRISAFDVVLPKGIPFKGQVLNQIAAKFLDTTTDICPNWKLATPDPMVTVGLKCEGFRVEMIIRSILTGSAWREYQKGCREICGVKLPDGMRENQRFPEPIITPTTKADEGHDMNISKEEIIAQGIVSAEDYAVMEDYTRRIFARGQEIAAKQGLILVDTKYEFGKRDGKVYLIDEIHTPDSSRYFYADGYEEKFEKGEPQRQLSKEFVRQWLIEHNFMNEPGQTMPEITDEYAESVSDRYIELYEHITGEKFDKAAEEGDIAARIEKNVSEWLAAHK